The DNA segment TGGTCACCGCAAGAACTTGGAACTGGTGTCCCGCATCCTACGCTCGACCGCAGATGCGTCAAGCGGCGGCGCCACGCGCGACCTGCCAGGATGGTCAGCTCACGATCTTCCAGCTGCCGTCGGGCTGCTGGCAGGCCGTGCCATAGGCCTCCTCGGTGCGGCCGCCGACAGTGATCATCTGCTGGAACTCACGGCAGTAGCTGCCGGTGGCCTGATTCTGGCCCTGCCTTGTGGGGGTGACCACGACGCGGTTGCCGTTGTTCGGGTTGTCCCAGACGATGGGCTGGCCGATGGGGGCCGTATAGGCGCGCTGGGTGTTGCGCTCCAGCGCCAACTGGTCGGCACGGTCCAGCGAGGCGCCGATCTCGGACCCGATCAGCGCGCCCAGCAGAACGCCGGCGCCGGTGGCCCAGAGGCGACCGCTGCCGCCGCCGATTTCCGAACCGGCCAGACCGCCGGCCAGACCGCCCAGGACGGCGCCGGTATTCTGCTTCTGTCCGCCAGCGGAGGTGCAGCCTGCCAGGAAGCTCACGGCCAGCACGGCGATGAGGAACTTGCGGATCATTCTCTTCTACCTTTCTGAGTGCCGGCCATGTTGCGGTCGGCGGCACGAATTTGCCTGGAGCACTGTCAGCCATGCGGCCGCAAGCATGGACAAACCCTTACTGTCGCCTATTCTCGGCATGGATTTCGGCGCAACTATGACGCGGATCACAAGATGACTGAGGCAAATATGGGGTCCGACACCGCAGCGCTCAACTCGATCCGCGATCCGTTCCTCCTGTTCAGGACGTGGCTCAAGGATGCGGAAGGCGCGGAGCTGAACGATCCCAATGCCATGACACTGGCCACGGTCGGCGAGGGCGGCAGGCCCAGCGCGCGGGTGGTTCTGCTGAAGGGTCTGGATGATACCGGCTTCGTCTTCTACACCAACACCCTCAGCCGCAAGGGCGTCCAGCTCGGCGCCCGGCCGGTGGCGGCGCTCTGCTTCCACTGGAAGTCGCTGCGGCGGCAGGTCCGGGTCGAGGGCGAGGTGGAGCGGGTGACCGATGCGGAGGCGGACGCCTATTTCGCCAGTCGTCCGCGCGGCAGCCGGATCGGAGCCTGGGCCTCGCTCCAGTCGCAGCCGCTGGACAGCCGCTCCACGCTGGAGAACCGGGTGTCGCAGACGGAAGCCATGTATGCCGGGCGGGAGGTGCCCCGCCCGCCGCACTGGTCGGGCTACCGCATCGTTCCGGACTATCTGGAATTCTGGCAGGACCGGGAGTTCCGTCTGCACGACCGCATCACCTTCTCCCGGCAGGATGACGGCTGGTCCGTCGGTCGCCTCTACCCCTGAAGCGGGGCTAGGGGTATGGTGCCGCCGACTTCTGGCAGGCGGAATGTGATCGGATGAGCGTACAGGACAGTGGACGGGAGGACCCGGCCGCCAAGTGGCGTCGCCGGGCGACCTATGCCAGCGTCACCGTGGCGCTGACCCTGATCGTCGTGAAGCTGGGCACATATCTCGCCACGCAATCCGTGGCGATCCTGTCCTCCCTGATCGACAGCAGCGTGGACGCCCTGGCCTCCGTGGTGACCCTGTTCGGCGTTTCCCGCGCCTTGCGGCCGCCGGACCAGAGCCACCGCTTCGGCCATGGCAAGGCGGAACCCCTGGCGGCGCTGGCCCAGGCGGCCTTCGTCACTGGCTCCGCCGTGTTCCTGGGCTATGAGGCGATCAGCCGCCTGATCTCGCCGACACAGGTGGAACAGTCGCTGATCGGCATCGCGGTCATGGTCTTCGCCATCGTGCTGACGGCCGGGCTGATCCTGTTCCAGCGCTGGGTGATCCGCCGCACCGGCTCCATCGCGATCGATGCCGACAGCCTGCATTACAGCGGCGACCTGTTCATGAACATGGCGGTGATCGCGGCGCTGGCGCTCACCGCCTATACCGGCTCGCCCTACTGGGACCCGATCTTCGCGCTGGGCATCTCCGCCTTCCTGATCTGGTCGGCCAGCCGCATCCTGAACTCCGCCATGGGCGTGTTGATGGACCGGGAGCTGGCGGATGGCGACCGCGACCGCATCGCCCAGCTCGTCCTCGCCCACCCGCAGAGCCGCGGCCTGCACGACCTCCGCACCCGCTCCACCGGTCTCGGCCAGCATATCGAGTTCCATCTCGAACTCGACAGTCACCTGACCCTGACCGAGGCGCACGACATCACGGACGAGATCGAGCAGATCCTCCGCCAGGCCTACCCCGTCTCCGAACTCACCATCCACCAGGAGCCGGCGGGGCTGGAGGACGAGCGGCTGGACGACCGTCTGGTTGGGCGGTGAAGCGGCACGGTCGCCCATCTGTGTCCGCTCGGATACACCCCCGCCGTCCGGTCTCTTTTTGAGGCTGCGGTGACAACCATGTGCGCAAGATCACTTCCAAGCTCTGTTACAGCGCGGTAACGTCCGGCATACCGGACGGGGTACTCTGCCCTGCCGGAGCGTTGGACGCGGCCTGGGCTCCGGCCCGGGTCCAAGGGGCTGTGATGGACTTTACGGTCACGTTCTGGGGTGTGCGCGGCACGTTCCCCTGTGCCTATTCCTCTCATCTCGGTTATGGCGGCAATACGAGCTGCGTCGAGATCCGCGCCGGGGACAATGTCCTGGTGCTGGATGCCGGCACGGGCCTGCGCGGCCTGGGCAAGCGGTTCCTGTGCGATGGCGTCAACCGCGCCACGCTGCTGATGACCCATGCCCACTGGGACCATGTGAACGGCTTCCCCTTCTTCGAGCCGGGCTACCGGCCCGATTTCAGCATGAATGTCATCGCACGCGATCTGAAGGGTTGCGACTGCATCGGCGAGGTGCTGTCCGACTGCATGGAAAGCCCGCTTTTCCCCGTGCCGCTGAAGACCATGCGCGCCGATCTCAGCTTCGAGAACCTGACGGCCGGCGACCGGCTGGATCTGGCGCCGGGGCTGGTGGTGCGCACGGCTCCGCTGAACCATCCCGGCGGCGCCATCGGCTACCGCATCGAATATGGCGGCAAGACCTTCTGCTACGTCACCGACACGGAACATGTGCCGGGTGAGCCGGACAAGAACATCCTGTCCCTGATTGAGGGGGCGGATCTGGTGGCCTACGATGCCTGCTATACGGAGGCGCAGTTCGCCGAACGTCGCGGCTGGGGCCATTCCACCCCGGACGAGGGCATCCGGCTGGCCCGTGCGGCCGGTGCCGGCTCGCTCTGCCTGTTCCACCATGATCCCGACCATGATGACGCCCGCATGGCGGCCATCGAGCGGGAGGCGCAGGCCCAGTGGAACGGCGTCTTTGCCGCGCGCGAGGGGGCCAGCATCGACATGATGCGCTGGCGTCAGGACGCCTTGTGCACCATGCGCCCGGTGGCCTGACCCCGAACTTCACGGAACGCGCGCCGGATCGGACGGTTGGGAAGCGGAAGGGTGGATATCACCCGATCGCCCCAACCACTCTGGAGGACCGGAATGCGCCGCAGCCTTGCTTTGATCCCCGCCATGGCCCTGGCCCTGGCGGCCCAGACCGCCATCGCCCAGGAAAGCCGGCCAGCGGACAGCGAGCGGATCGAGCAGCCCGGCGCCGTCGAGGCTCCGGGGAATGCCGCGAGGCAGGAGCTGGAGGTCCAGGACACCGACACGGATGAGATGGACGGCGTCGGCGATGTCGATATCGTGCCGCAGGGCGGCGCGCCTGCGGCCCAGCTCAACGAGCGGGGGCCGGCCGACGTCCCCGCCCAGGATTTCGCGGAGGAGATGCAGCGGCAGCCCGCCTCCCCGCAGGAGCCCGAAGATCCCCTGGCCCACCTGAACCGCACCGAGGCGCAGCCCGGCCAGATTTCCCAGCCCGCCGATACGGGGATGACGGCGGAGATGCAGTCCGGTTCAGGCGCTGAGACCGGTGGCCAACCCCAGCCCATGCCGGCCCCCCAGGGCCAGCAGGACCCCGTGCCGCTGCCGGACGTGCCGGAGGCGGTGGCGGAGGAGCTGCGCGAAAACAACGTCCAGGGCGTGCAGATTCCGCCCGAGGTCGGCCAGCCGCCGAACCCGCAGGGCAATCCCCCGCAGAACAAGCCGGCACAGGGCAATCCTCCGCCGGCGGGCGGAAATCCTCCGTCCACAGGTCAGCCGCAGCCGCAGGGCTGATCGACCGGACACGGCGTTCCCCCGATCCGCGGAGCATCCGTGGAACCCCTCCGCCGCGGCCCGGTTGGAGGGGGACGGTGGGAGCGCCCACGACGAAATCCCCCTGCAAATCAACCCTGATGGACGGAGCATCCCGATGCGGAACTCTCTCTGGCTGGGCACGGCCGTCGCGCTCGTGCTTGGCACCAATGCCGCCTATGCCCAGCAGCCGGCGCAGCAGCCCGCCGCGGGCGGCGCCGATCCGGCACAGGTCACCGTGCAGCAGCCCGCGCCCGATGTGACGGTGCAGCAGCCGGCTCCGGACGTGACCGTGACCCAGCCCGATCCGGAGGTCAGTGTCAGCCAGCCGAAGCCGGAGGTCGACATACAGACCGCGAAGCCGGAAGTGGACGTCCAGCAGACCGGCAAGCCCGAGGTGACCGTCATCCAGGAGGGTGAGGCAGGCGCCGACCCGCAGCGTGATGCCCAGGGCCAGCAGGAGCTGATGGGCGAGGGTGAGATGGCTACGGAACGCGAGGCCAGCACGCCGCCGCAGCAGAGCGACTCCACCCCGGACGGCGCCGCCCCGGACGCGAACGCCATCGAGGGTACGGCTGAGGAATCCGCCGCTGCCGTCGGCGCCGCCGGCATGCCGCCGGAGAGCGAGGTCGGAAGCCGCGACCAGGGCGGGTCCACCGACCGCAACGCCATCACGTCCGATCCGGCTGAAACCGCGGCCGCGACTGCGACCGAGAAAGACGGCAGCGTCGGCGTAGCACAGGCCGAGAACCTGATCGGTCAGTCCGTGACGGGCCCCAACGGAAGTGAGATCGGCGACATCGGCGACCTGCTGATCGACCGCACCAGCGGCGATATCCAGGGAATGATCGTCCAGGTCGGCGGCTTCCTCGGCATCGGCCAGCGCGAAGTCATGATCCCGTGGGAGGAGGCCAATTACGATCCGGGCCAGGGCACCGTGGCAGTGAATCTTACCAAGGAGCAGATCGAGGCCATGCCCGAGTTCAACCGGGAGCAGCTCGGCGAGAACATGGTCGGCATGCGCGACCAGTAATCCGCACTGCCGGAACGCAAGCGGGCGGCCCGATCCCTCGGGCCGCCCGTTTTCATTCGTATACGCCCCGCGCGGCGGATCAGGCGCCGATGCTGGCGTCGAACAGCGTCTGGATCTGGTCCCGGGTCAAATCCTTGACGATGAAGACGATCCGGGTCCGGTGATCGTCCGTCGGCCAGGATTCGAGCTGCACCGGCGGGTGGAACAGGTGCTGGACGCCATGAATGACGATGGGCCGGTCCGTCTCCTTCACATTCAGCAGGCCCTTCACCCGTAGCAGGTTCGGCCCCTGCGCCTGGGCCACCGTTTCGAAGAAGCCGGCCAGTTTCTCCCACTCCACCGGCTTCTCCCGCGTCAGGACGAAGGACCGGATGGCGTCGTTGTGGCGGTTGATGTCGTGGTGGTGGTCGTGATCATGACCGTGGTGATGGTCATGATCGCAGTGTCCATGGTCGTGGTCGCAATGGGCATGGTCGTGATCGTGATGATGGTCATGACCGTGATGGTGATGGCCGTGATCGTGACCGTGATCATGGTGGTGGTGGTCGTGCCCGCCGCCCTCATAGGCCTCCGCCTTCAGCCAGCGCTGGGCGTCCAGCGACTTGGTGGCGGGGTTGTACAGGCCGGCCTCGAACAGCAGGACAGGCAGCGCCTCCGGCGTATGCGCATCCACATGGACCGCGCCCGGATTGATGGCCCGCATGCGCGCCTTCAGCGCGTCCAGCTTGCCCGGCTCGGCGATGTCGGTCTTGGTGAAGACCAGCCGGTCGGCCACGGCCGCCTGCTTCAGATTCTCCTCATGGGCGTCGAGCTGGCCCATGCCGTGCACGGCGTCGATGGTGGTCACCACCCCGTCCAGCCGGAAGCGGGAGGAGATCAGCGGGTCGGTCATCAGCGTGTGCAGGATCGGCGCCGGGTCGGCCAGGCCCGTGGTCTCGATCACCACCCGGTCGAACTCGGGAACCTCGCCCCGCATCCGGCGCATGTAGAGGTCCCGCAACGTGTCCGCCAGGTCGGACCGGATGGTGCAGCAGAGGCAGCCGCTGTCCATCAGCACGGTGTTCTCGTCCGCCTTCTCGACCAGCAGATGGTCCAGCCCGACCTCGCCGAACTCGTTGATCACCACGGCGGTGCGGGCCATGCCCGGATCGCGGATCAGGCGGTTCAGCAGGGTGGTCTTGCCGCTGCCGAGGAACCCCGTGAGCACGGAGATGGGCAGGCGGGGGGAGGGAGACGGGGGCGTGGCGGTCATTGCGCTTCTTCCGGTCAGGTCTGCACGCCGGGCTCTCTGAACGCCCGGCACTGCCCAGCTATATGAGCCATTACGGCCGGGATTGCCACACCCGGCGGGCATGGCGGCAATGCCGGCCGGGCCAGCGCCGGGGCAGTGACAGGGGGAAGGGCGGATCAGCGCTTGAAGAACGCCTCCGCCCCGGCGCGCACGGCCTCCTTGGCCTGGATTTCCGCCCGGGCGCGGGCGATCTCCGCCTCCAGCTCCGTGATGTAGGTCTGAAGCTCGCCGATGGACATCGGCTTCAGATCCTTGGGCGCGTTCGGCGCCTTGCGCGGCATCAGCTCGTCCAGATCGATGGCCATGGCGGGACCTCCGTGGTTGAGGGCGTGGTTGGGGCCGTGGCTGGACATGATGGGGAAGCCGGCTTACACCCGCAAGACATCCAAAGAACGACCACGGCGGAGGAGCAGCGCCCATGACCACGATACCGGACAGCATGCGGGTGGTGGAAATCCGGGAGCCCGGCGGGCCGGAGGTGCTGGTTCCTGCCCGGCGGCCGGTGCCGCAGCCCGGCGAGGGCGAGGTGCTGATCAAGGTCGCCGCCGCCGGGATCAACCGTCCCGACGTGCTTCAGCGCAAGGGGGGATACCCGCCGCCGCCGGGCGCCAGCGACCTGCCGGGGCTGGAAGTGGCAGGGACCGTCGCCGCAGTGGGTCCGGGAGCGGAGGGCTGGGCGCTGGGCGACGGGGTCTGTGCCCTGGTGTCCGGCGGCGGCTATGCCGAATACTGCGTCGCCCCAGCCGCCCAGTGCCTGCCCGTTCCCGCGGCGTTGAGCATGGAGGAGGCGGCGGGACTGCCGGAAACCTTCTTCACCGTGTGGACTAATGTATTCCAGCGCGGCCGGCTCACCGCCGGCGAGTGGTTCCTGGTCCATGGCGGCACCAGCGGCATCGGCACCACGGCGATCCAGCTCGCCAAGGCTTTCGGGGCCAATGTGCTGGCCACCGCCGGCGGGCCGGACAAGACGAAGGCCTGCGAGCGGTTCGGGGCCGACCGCGGCATCGACTACCGGGCGGAGGATTTTGTCGCGGTGACAAGGGAAATGACGGGCGGCCGGGGCGTCGACCTGATCCTGGACATGGTTGGCGGCGACTACATCCCCCGCAACATCGATGCGCTGGCCGTGGAGGGCAGGCACGTCTCCATCGCCTTCCTGAACGGGCCGAAGGTGACCGTCAACATGGCTCCGGTCATGATGAAGCGGCTGACCCTCACCGGCTCCACCCTCCGGGCGCGGTCGGTGGCGCAGAAGGGCGCCATCGCGGTCGAGTTGCGGGAAAAGGTCTGGCCGCTGCTGGCCGCCGGGCAGGTGAAGCCGCATGTGCATGCGACCTTCCCGCTGGAGCAGGCGGCGGAGGCGCATGCGCTGATGGAGAGCAGCGGCCACATCGGCAAGATCATCCTGACCTGCTGAGGCTCCGGTCCCGCGGGATCACTTCACTCCCGCGGGATCGCTTCCAGGCAGAAGCTGAAATGGCCGCCGGTTTCAAGCGTCAGGAACACATATCGCCAGTCGTGATCGATGCAGAACTCGTTGACGGCTTCGATCACGCCATAGGGCACCGGCGCGACGACGTTTCCAGTGCAGAAATCGTGTCCGGCGATCAGTCCTCCCGGCTTGACCTTTGTGCGGCACAGCGCCAGCTCGGCCGCCGTCGTGTGATAGCTGTGGTCGGTATCGATATAGACCCAGTCGAACGTCGCGTCGGGAAAACGTGCGAGGGCATCGGTGGAAAGCCCCCGCTTGATCTTGAGATTGCCGGAAAACAGGGCGTCGCCGAATTTCGCCATGACGGCTTGAAGCCCCTTTTGGTAGCGCTCCCCTTCCCACAGATCGATCAGATAAAGGGTCTCGACGGAGCAGCGGGCCAGGATTTCGGCGGAGAAGTCGCCGAAGGCGACGCCGATCTCGGCCACTGTGGCGCCTTTTGGCATGTGGTCCAGCATGATCTCCCGCGTGGGGAGGACCCGGCAGGCTGCAGTGTGGCGCTGGCTGAGCATCGCCTGGGGCAAGGACTGCTTATAGTGTCTACGCTGGTCTTCGGGCGTCACGGCGGCCTTCCGCTTGCTGGCAGTGCCACCCAATTTCAGCCGGGACCATGAAGGGTCTGCTAACGGGAATGCGGCAGGCCACCCCTTTGGAGGATGGCGGCTGCGCCCTGCCGGCTTCGCCGGGAGGGTTCGGGGGCAGCGCTGTTTTCAATACGGGCAACCGCTTGCACCATCAAAAAGGCATGGCGGTTCCCGTGGTGTAACGCTATAGCTGAAATATGCGTGACACCGTCCGGCTGGCTGCGTGGGGCCCCATCCCGCGCCACGGACGGTTATTGCCTGATCACCGGCCCTCGGGCCCGGAAAAGACGTCGAGGAGGAAGCATGGCACTGCCCCTGATGCCGAAGGCCACTGCCGTCTGGCTGGTCGAGAACACCGGTCTGTCCTTCGAGCAGATCGCCGAGTTCTGCGGCATGCACGAGCTTGAGGTGCAGGCCATCGCTGATGGAGAGGTCGCGGTCGGTATGGTCGGGCGCGACCCTGTGGCCGGCGGCGAGCTGACCTGGGAAGAGATCAAGCGCGTCGAGGCCAATCCGGACGCCAAGCTGGTGAAGCGGGAGCAGGATCTGCCGCAGCCGGTCGCCCGCTCCAAGGGCCCGCGCTATACGCCGGTCACCAAGCGCGGCGACAAGCCCGATGCCATCGCCTACATCCTGAAGTCCTATCCGGAGCTGTCGGACGCGCAGATCTGCAAGCTGATCGGCACCACCAAGCCGACCATCAGCGCCGTGCGCGACCGCACCCACTGGAACGCCCAGAACATCAAGCCGGGCAATCCTGTCCTGCTCGGCCTCTGCAGCCAGCGGGAACTGGATGCCGCCCTGGAAAAGGCCCGCAAGAACCGCCCCCCGGCCCCGCAGGGCTCCGAGCTGGTCACCGCCGAGGCGGAGGCCGAGCGCTTCGCGGCGGACGACGAGGAGACGGAGGAGTAAGGGGGCGGATGCCTCCTTTCTCCCGGAAGAGGCTGGTCGAAGACCGGTCCAATGAGAAAACGGCGCGCCCTGGGGGCGCGCCGTTTCCGTTCGGGGAGTGCGCTCAGGCGGGGGTCATGCCCTGCCGATGCGGTCCATCTCCTCCTTCACCCTCAGCTTTTCTAACTTCAATCTTTTCAGTGTGACCGTATCCGGAAGCGGGCGTCGGTATTCCATCTGCACCGCTTGATCGAGGTTCTGATGCTTGGTCCGAAGGGATTCCAGACGGTCCACAAGCGACATTAGTTACCTCCGTCGGCTAGGTCCTGACCGGCGGCCGCCGGCCATCTCCGTAATTTACACCGGCGAATGGCGGTTACAACCCGGCAGAGACATTTTCCTGCTGAAAAGTCCAGTTTAGAGCAATTTTATTTTAAAGCAGCGGGACGCACATCAAGGTCCCAGGCCCGCGGTGGGCCGGGTGCGATCCGGATTGTGGACGGGCGGCGCGTGGCGCGCTATCTCACCCTTATGTCCCAGACACCCCGCCTCATCATCGGCATCAGCGGCGCATCCGGCGTGATCTACGGCATTCGCATGCTGGAGATGTTACGCCCACACGCCATTGAAACCCACCTCGTTATGAGCAGGTCTGCCGAGGTGACCCTTGCGCATGAGACAAGGCTCAAGGTCGCGGACGTGCGTGCGTTGGCGGATGTCGTGTACCAGGTTCAGGATATCGGGGCGGCCATATCCAGCGGTTCCTTCAAGACCATGGGCATGGTGGTCGCCCCTTGCTCCGTCCGCACGCTGGGCGAAATCGCGACGGGGGTCACCAGCACCCTGCTGACCAGGGCCGCCGACGTGACGCTGAAGGAACGCCGGCGGCTGGTGCTGATGGTGCGGGAGACGCCGCTGCATCTGGGCCACATCCGGAACATGGCCGCCGTTACGGAAATGGGCGCCATCGTCTATCCGCCGGTCCCCGCCATGTATGCCAATCCAGCCAGTGTCGATGATCTGGTAAACCATACTGTCGGCCGGGTTCTGGACCTGTTCGGCATAGAAACGGGGAAAGTCCGCCGCTGGGGGGAACCGCCTCCGGAAAAAGTCGAGTGCTGACCAATTCGACGAGACGGCCAGGATATGGGCTGTGACCTAGAAGAGACTTCCGGAACACCAGTGTAAGTCTGACCGTTCGCTATGGGAAAGACCGCTGATTGCGGTCTCTATCTGAAACAGCGAACGAGTACGACATGACCAGCTTCCCGAGCCTTCGCCGCCTTTCGGCTGTTGTACTGCTGACGGCTGCCCCGCTGGCGCTGGCCGCGTGCGGCGACAACGATGCGGAATTCTCCATGGGCGAGGAGACCACGACGATGGAGCGCGAGGCCGAGCAGACCGGCGCGTCCATCGGCGCGGCCACCGAGAACGGCCTCGAGAATGCGGAGCAGGGCCTGGAGAATGCGGGCCAGGCCATTGAGGACAGCGCGGAGAATGCGGCCGATAGCATCGAGGAGGCCGCTGAAGACGCCAGCAATGACGCCGAGAACGGCGTTGAGGAGATGCGGGCGGACGAGCCTGCCGCCAGCACTGCCGACACCGCCACCGCAGGCGGTGAAAATGTCTCCACCTATACCTATCGCGACGGTCAGCTCGAGGAGCAGGCTGAGGCCGCCGAGGCTGAGGCCGACCGTATGGAAGATGCTGCCGAGCAGGCCGAAGAGCGGCAGCCGCAATAATCACAGGCAC comes from the Indioceanicola profundi genome and includes:
- a CDS encoding NAD(P)H-quinone oxidoreductase, which encodes MTTIPDSMRVVEIREPGGPEVLVPARRPVPQPGEGEVLIKVAAAGINRPDVLQRKGGYPPPPGASDLPGLEVAGTVAAVGPGAEGWALGDGVCALVSGGGYAEYCVAPAAQCLPVPAALSMEEAAGLPETFFTVWTNVFQRGRLTAGEWFLVHGGTSGIGTTAIQLAKAFGANVLATAGGPDKTKACERFGADRGIDYRAEDFVAVTREMTGGRGVDLILDMVGGDYIPRNIDALAVEGRHVSIAFLNGPKVTVNMAPVMMKRLTLTGSTLRARSVAQKGAIAVELREKVWPLLAAGQVKPHVHATFPLEQAAEAHALMESSGHIGKIILTC
- a CDS encoding RT0821/Lpp0805 family surface protein yields the protein MIRKFLIAVLAVSFLAGCTSAGGQKQNTGAVLGGLAGGLAGSEIGGGSGRLWATGAGVLLGALIGSEIGASLDRADQLALERNTQRAYTAPIGQPIVWDNPNNGNRVVVTPTRQGQNQATGSYCREFQQMITVGGRTEEAYGTACQQPDGSWKIVS
- a CDS encoding MBL fold metallo-hydrolase, which encodes MDFTVTFWGVRGTFPCAYSSHLGYGGNTSCVEIRAGDNVLVLDAGTGLRGLGKRFLCDGVNRATLLMTHAHWDHVNGFPFFEPGYRPDFSMNVIARDLKGCDCIGEVLSDCMESPLFPVPLKTMRADLSFENLTAGDRLDLAPGLVVRTAPLNHPGGAIGYRIEYGGKTFCYVTDTEHVPGEPDKNILSLIEGADLVAYDACYTEAQFAERRGWGHSTPDEGIRLARAAGAGSLCLFHHDPDHDDARMAAIEREAQAQWNGVFAAREGASIDMMRWRQDALCTMRPVA
- a CDS encoding YdcH family protein; translated protein: MSLVDRLESLRTKHQNLDQAVQMEYRRPLPDTVTLKRLKLEKLRVKEEMDRIGRA
- a CDS encoding DUF1192 domain-containing protein → MAIDLDELMPRKAPNAPKDLKPMSIGELQTYITELEAEIARARAEIQAKEAVRAGAEAFFKR
- a CDS encoding PRC-barrel domain-containing protein, giving the protein MRNSLWLGTAVALVLGTNAAYAQQPAQQPAAGGADPAQVTVQQPAPDVTVQQPAPDVTVTQPDPEVSVSQPKPEVDIQTAKPEVDVQQTGKPEVTVIQEGEAGADPQRDAQGQQELMGEGEMATEREASTPPQQSDSTPDGAAPDANAIEGTAEESAAAVGAAGMPPESEVGSRDQGGSTDRNAITSDPAETAAATATEKDGSVGVAQAENLIGQSVTGPNGSEIGDIGDLLIDRTSGDIQGMIVQVGGFLGIGQREVMIPWEEANYDPGQGTVAVNLTKEQIEAMPEFNREQLGENMVGMRDQ
- a CDS encoding DUF1013 domain-containing protein; the encoded protein is MALPLMPKATAVWLVENTGLSFEQIAEFCGMHELEVQAIADGEVAVGMVGRDPVAGGELTWEEIKRVEANPDAKLVKREQDLPQPVARSKGPRYTPVTKRGDKPDAIAYILKSYPELSDAQICKLIGTTKPTISAVRDRTHWNAQNIKPGNPVLLGLCSQRELDAALEKARKNRPPAPQGSELVTAEAEAERFAADDEETEE
- a CDS encoding CobW family GTP-binding protein: MTATPPSPSPRLPISVLTGFLGSGKTTLLNRLIRDPGMARTAVVINEFGEVGLDHLLVEKADENTVLMDSGCLCCTIRSDLADTLRDLYMRRMRGEVPEFDRVVIETTGLADPAPILHTLMTDPLISSRFRLDGVVTTIDAVHGMGQLDAHEENLKQAAVADRLVFTKTDIAEPGKLDALKARMRAINPGAVHVDAHTPEALPVLLFEAGLYNPATKSLDAQRWLKAEAYEGGGHDHHHHDHGHDHGHHHHGHDHHHDHDHAHCDHDHGHCDHDHHHGHDHDHHHDINRHNDAIRSFVLTREKPVEWEKLAGFFETVAQAQGPNLLRVKGLLNVKETDRPIVIHGVQHLFHPPVQLESWPTDDHRTRIVFIVKDLTRDQIQTLFDASIGA
- the pdxH gene encoding pyridoxamine 5'-phosphate oxidase, yielding MTEANMGSDTAALNSIRDPFLLFRTWLKDAEGAELNDPNAMTLATVGEGGRPSARVVLLKGLDDTGFVFYTNTLSRKGVQLGARPVAALCFHWKSLRRQVRVEGEVERVTDAEADAYFASRPRGSRIGAWASLQSQPLDSRSTLENRVSQTEAMYAGREVPRPPHWSGYRIVPDYLEFWQDREFRLHDRITFSRQDDGWSVGRLYP
- a CDS encoding class I SAM-dependent methyltransferase, which translates into the protein MTPEDQRRHYKQSLPQAMLSQRHTAACRVLPTREIMLDHMPKGATVAEIGVAFGDFSAEILARCSVETLYLIDLWEGERYQKGLQAVMAKFGDALFSGNLKIKRGLSTDALARFPDATFDWVYIDTDHSYHTTAAELALCRTKVKPGGLIAGHDFCTGNVVAPVPYGVIEAVNEFCIDHDWRYVFLTLETGGHFSFCLEAIPRE
- a CDS encoding cation diffusion facilitator family transporter; its protein translation is MSVQDSGREDPAAKWRRRATYASVTVALTLIVVKLGTYLATQSVAILSSLIDSSVDALASVVTLFGVSRALRPPDQSHRFGHGKAEPLAALAQAAFVTGSAVFLGYEAISRLISPTQVEQSLIGIAVMVFAIVLTAGLILFQRWVIRRTGSIAIDADSLHYSGDLFMNMAVIAALALTAYTGSPYWDPIFALGISAFLIWSASRILNSAMGVLMDRELADGDRDRIAQLVLAHPQSRGLHDLRTRSTGLGQHIEFHLELDSHLTLTEAHDITDEIEQILRQAYPVSELTIHQEPAGLEDERLDDRLVGR
- a CDS encoding UbiX family flavin prenyltransferase — its product is MSQTPRLIIGISGASGVIYGIRMLEMLRPHAIETHLVMSRSAEVTLAHETRLKVADVRALADVVYQVQDIGAAISSGSFKTMGMVVAPCSVRTLGEIATGVTSTLLTRAADVTLKERRRLVLMVRETPLHLGHIRNMAAVTEMGAIVYPPVPAMYANPASVDDLVNHTVGRVLDLFGIETGKVRRWGEPPPEKVEC